A region of Salvelinus alpinus chromosome 24, SLU_Salpinus.1, whole genome shotgun sequence DNA encodes the following proteins:
- the LOC139551790 gene encoding uncharacterized protein isoform X2: MPNPMDDRLRVVAVIHALKASGVRVKNWKNFFNGPYTSGPVRPENQSQFAFGRDLILLPQCHLTDMSGTVPKFLVDACEFLSQHLHTEGLFRKTGSLSRIRALKAGLEQGEPVFSLPHSATLQSCDVASLVKQFLRELPSPLIPMDLQVPLCCAQGLEEEGGQEQGKDGVTLLLTALFPLSHSRALRYFCTFLRQTAQRCEENRMEVGNLALVIAPNLLHCPAGGSKLTASTERQLDRQAAVIKTLIIHADRIGVVPPSIMDMATVAESGESTTPPVDGGRFQERAGLGVYRSLRRQRRRSVGEIFVDALSKFKTGRTHTGPSHPTDGQQNTKTSHHTTPQSPVTSKRKSSEDTVPDVEGSAKKRRSIHDLREDNQSISKLHSNDSESAVGQSPSSTHTSVLSVVEGSREREMSVTLSASEKRRNHKKYHKTSNKHPVQDDKAHRRRSLRFFNMPSWSSPNPSPTPIGNDTENWIMGSRTVSDGMTEASSSEARLYRIPVKMIDGPGRVLVGNEMEAKPDLLNYSFAENLDDFLDLATLDSPTGTEDGVSHECSGLKLEKETIEETILYCLTNSVFRSPEQVGIKEEMGLSKKLSTVDMSDRVGQKPRPPRRSISMPEVTLDQLRIQDEIDKKEKTEKDDGVFEDTWVMVEEPQQARTRTVVDEGLGKGMDEAEELEEKPLVKKEKMTESGLRFKRTHQRLSLAEQLRRFNALATLLRSPRVPPPPPEPQLNDVLHESQLEGGQRSVVRRQGERRFGRSISHDGVPGSFPGQVPKNQQDEPGVFQSPSETVLCSPPKPTLSLYQFAQEGQNEIQHTPDPQLQQDNPLQTLQYLCTPPSLNPKLNQESRQRQFNKSQLHLRESQLKLLEEQYTESGLHDLLEMHLNICDPMEEQGQYLTVPMQFDRPSQTDTILDVLPQTMVPLQQKPETTEVKLPLPFPLTPPLSQTETCSPSPSIPSSTTIDRTSSTVTAFDFIEVDRGVSERDGCSLPVELSPPRVLQFSHPATRRGYRDSPRWPIHDISIATGDPVHVYLGAGDPLQI; the protein is encoded by the exons ATGCCAAACCCCATGGACGACCGTCTCCGCGTGGTGGCCGTGATACATGCTTTGAAAGCATCTGGAGTTCGCGTGAAAAATTGGAAGAACTTCTTCAATGGGCCATACACGAGTGGCCCTGTCAGACCG GAGAACCAATCTCAATTTGCCTTTGGTCGGGACCTGATCTTGCTGCCCCAGTGCCATTTAACTGATATGAGTGGGACAGTGCCAAA GTTCTTGGTGGATGCCTGTGAATTTTTATCCCAGCATCTTCATACTGAAGGGCTGTTTCGAAAGACGGGGTCGTTGAGTCGGATCCGTGCTTTGAAG GCTGGCCTGGAGCAGGGGGAGCCAGTCTTTTCTCTGCCACATTCAGCCACTCTGCAGTCCTGTGATGTGGCGTCTCTTGTGAAGCAGTTCTTACGGGAGTtgccctctcccctcatccctatGGATCTACAGGTGCCACTGTGCTGTGCACAGGgcttagaggaggaggggggccaGGAGCAGGGTAAAGATGGAGTCACTCTTCTTCTTACAGCCCTGTTCCCTCTTTCTCATTCACGGGCCCTCCGATACTTCTGCACTTTCCTGAGACAGACGGCTCAAAG ATGTGAAGAGAATCGTATGGAAGTGGGCAATCTGGCCCTTGTGATTGCACCTAATTTGCTACATTGTCCAGCTGGGGGCTCTAAACTGACCGCAAGCACAGAGAGACAACTGGATAGACAAGCAGCAGTGATCAAGACGCTCATAATACATGCAGATCGTATCG GTGTCGTTCCCCCTTCTATTATGGACATGGCAACTGTAGCAGAGTCGGGTGAATCCACTACACCCCCAGTTGACGGAGGGAGGTTTCAGGAGAGGGCAGGACTTGGTGTGTATAGAAGTTTAAGACGTCAAAGGAGGCGCAGTGTTGGAG agatatttgtgGATGCTCTCAGTAAATTCAAGACAGGCCGCACACACACTGGCCCTTCACATCCCACAGACG GCCAGCAAAATACAAAGACAtctcaccacaccacacctcaaTCACCAGTCACATCCAAACGAAAATCGAGCGAAGATACTGTCCCTGATGTAGAGGGCTCTGCTAAAAAAAG ACGCTCTATCCATGACCTAAGAGAAGACAACCAATCCATCAGCAAACTACACTCAAATG ATTCCGAGTCGGCAGTCGGCCAAAGCCCTTCCAGTACTCACACCTCTGTCCTGAGTGTAGTGGAGGGCAGTAGGGAGCGGGAGATGTCTGTCACTCTCAGTGCatcagagaagaggaggaatcacAAAAAATATCATAAAACATCAAACAA GCATCCGGTGCAAGATGACAAGGCTCATCGAAGGAGATCTCTCAGATTCTTCAACATGCCAAGCTGGAGCAGCCCT AACCCTTCCCCCACACCCATTGGGAATGACACTGAGAATTGGATCATGGGCAGTAGGACGGTATCTGATGGTATGACTGAAGCATCCAGCTCTGAGGCTAGACTGTACAGGATTCCTGTCAAAATGATTGATGGCCCTGGGCGAG TTCTAGTGGGGAATGAGATGGAGGCTAAACCTGATCTGCTGAACTACAGCTTTGCTGAAAATCTTGATGACTTCCTGGATCTCGCGACATTGGACTCGCCTACCGGGACAGAAGATGGGGTTTCACATGAATGCTCTGGGCTCAAGTTGGAAAAGGAGACAATAGAGGAAACAATTTTATACTGTCTAACTAACAGTGTATTTAGGAGTCCGGAGCAGGTTGGGATAAAAGAAGAGATGGGTCTAAGTAAGAAGCTGTCAACAGTGGATATGTCTGACAGGGTTGGTCAGAAGCCCCGTCCCCCTCGTCGCTCCATCAGTATGCCAGAGGTGACATTGGACCAACTGAGGATTCAAGATGAAATAGACAAGAAGGAGAAAACGGAGAAAGACGATGGAGTCTTTGAGGACACTTGGGTTATGGTAGAGGAACCCCAACAAGCCAGAACCAGAACTGTGGTAGATGAAGGGCTGGGTAAAGGAATGGATGAAGCAGAAGAGTTGGAAGAAAAACCATTGGTGAAGAAAGAGAAGATGACAGAGTCAGGACTCAGGTTTAAGAGGACACACCAGCGCCTGTCTTTAGCAGAGCAGCTCAGGCGTTTCAACGCTCTGGCAACACTGCTCCGTAGCCCCAGGGTTCCTCCCCCGCCCCCTGAACCCCAGCTCAACGATGTCCTGCATGAGAGTCAGCTGGAAGGGGGTCAGAGGAGCGTTGTACGTCGGCAGGGAGAAAGGCGGTTTGGACGCTCCATCAGTCATGATGGTGTTCCCGGATCTTTTCCAGGACAAGTTCCTAAAAATCAGCAGGATGAGCCAGGGGTTTTTCAAAGCCCCAGTGAGACAGTTCTATGTTCACCACCAAAGCCAACTCTAAGTCTTTATCAATTTGCCCAAGAGGGGCAGAATGAAATCCAACATACTCCAGATCCTCAACTACAACAGGATAACCCCTTGCAAACCCTCCAGTATTTGTGTACTCCTCCATCACTAAATCCAAAGCTGAACCAGGAATCTCGCCAAAGGCAATTTAACAAATCACAACTGCATCTCAGGGAAAGCCAACTGAAACTGTTGGAGGAACAATACACAGAGTCAGGTCTGCATGACCTGCTGGAGATGCACTTGAATATATGTGATCCAATGGAGGAGCAAGGGCAATACCTTACAGTTCCAATGCAGTTTGATAGACcgtctcagacagacactatcttAGATGTTCTACCTCAGACCATGGTCCCCCTACAGCAGAAGCCCGAAACTACTGAAGTCAAACTTCCTCTGCCTTTTCCtttaacccctcctctctctcaaacAGAAACATGCTCTCCCAGTCCCAGTATACCCTCTTCCACAACGATAGACAGAACATCATCAACTGTCACGGCTTTTGACTTTATAGAGGTCGACAGAGGGGTCAGTGAGAGGGATGGGTGTTCTCTTCCTGTGGAATTATCTCCACCTCGAGTCTTGCAGTTCAGTCACCCGGCCACCAGGAGAGGCTACAGAGATTCACCTCGCTGGCCTATCCATGATATTAGCATTGCCACAGGGGACCCCGTTCATGTATACCTTGGTGCAGGGGACCCTCTGCAGATCTGA
- the LOC139551790 gene encoding uncharacterized protein isoform X4 has product MPNPMDDRLRVVAVIHALKASGVRVKNWKNFFNGPYTSGPVRPENQSQFAFGRDLILLPQCHLTDMSGTVPKFLVDACEFLSQHLHTEGLFRKTGSLSRIRALKAGLEQGEPVFSLPHSATLQSCDVASLVKQFLRELPSPLIPMDLQVPLCCAQGLEEEGGQEQGKDGVTLLLTALFPLSHSRALRYFCTFLRQTAQRCEENRMEVGNLALVIAPNLLHCPAGGSKLTASTERQLDRQAAVIKTLIIHADRIGVVPPSIMDMATVAESGESTTPPVDGGRFQERAGLGVYRSLRRQRRRSVGEIFVDALSKFKTGRTHTGPSHPTDGQQNTKTSHHTTPQSPVTSKRKSSEDTVPDVEGSAKKRRSIHDLREDNQSISKLHSNDSESAVGQSPSSTHTSVLSVVEGSREREMSVTLSASEKRRNHKKYHKTSNKHPVQDDKAHRRRSLRFFNMPSWSSPNPSPTPIGNDTENWIMGSRTVSDVLVGNEMEAKPDLLNYSFAENLDDFLDLATLDSPTGTEDGVSHECSGLKLEKETIEETILYCLTNSVFRSPEQVGIKEEMGLSKKLSTVDMSDRVGQKPRPPRRSISMPEVTLDQLRIQDEIDKKEKTEKDDGVFEDTWVMVEEPQQARTRTVVDEGLGKGMDEAEELEEKPLVKKEKMTESGLRFKRTHQRLSLAEQLRRFNALATLLRSPRVPPPPPEPQLNDVLHESQLEGGQRSVVRRQGERRFGRSISHDGVPGSFPGQVPKNQQDEPGVFQSPSETVLCSPPKPTLSLYQFAQEGQNEIQHTPDPQLQQDNPLQTLQYLCTPPSLNPKLNQESRQRQFNKSQLHLRESQLKLLEEQYTESGLHDLLEMHLNICDPMEEQGQYLTVPMQFDRPSQTDTILDVLPQTMVPLQQKPETTEVKLPLPFPLTPPLSQTETCSPSPSIPSSTTIDRTSSTVTAFDFIEVDRGVSERDGCSLPVELSPPRVLQFSHPATRRGYRDSPRWPIHDISIATGDPVHVYLGAGDPLQI; this is encoded by the exons ATGCCAAACCCCATGGACGACCGTCTCCGCGTGGTGGCCGTGATACATGCTTTGAAAGCATCTGGAGTTCGCGTGAAAAATTGGAAGAACTTCTTCAATGGGCCATACACGAGTGGCCCTGTCAGACCG GAGAACCAATCTCAATTTGCCTTTGGTCGGGACCTGATCTTGCTGCCCCAGTGCCATTTAACTGATATGAGTGGGACAGTGCCAAA GTTCTTGGTGGATGCCTGTGAATTTTTATCCCAGCATCTTCATACTGAAGGGCTGTTTCGAAAGACGGGGTCGTTGAGTCGGATCCGTGCTTTGAAG GCTGGCCTGGAGCAGGGGGAGCCAGTCTTTTCTCTGCCACATTCAGCCACTCTGCAGTCCTGTGATGTGGCGTCTCTTGTGAAGCAGTTCTTACGGGAGTtgccctctcccctcatccctatGGATCTACAGGTGCCACTGTGCTGTGCACAGGgcttagaggaggaggggggccaGGAGCAGGGTAAAGATGGAGTCACTCTTCTTCTTACAGCCCTGTTCCCTCTTTCTCATTCACGGGCCCTCCGATACTTCTGCACTTTCCTGAGACAGACGGCTCAAAG ATGTGAAGAGAATCGTATGGAAGTGGGCAATCTGGCCCTTGTGATTGCACCTAATTTGCTACATTGTCCAGCTGGGGGCTCTAAACTGACCGCAAGCACAGAGAGACAACTGGATAGACAAGCAGCAGTGATCAAGACGCTCATAATACATGCAGATCGTATCG GTGTCGTTCCCCCTTCTATTATGGACATGGCAACTGTAGCAGAGTCGGGTGAATCCACTACACCCCCAGTTGACGGAGGGAGGTTTCAGGAGAGGGCAGGACTTGGTGTGTATAGAAGTTTAAGACGTCAAAGGAGGCGCAGTGTTGGAG agatatttgtgGATGCTCTCAGTAAATTCAAGACAGGCCGCACACACACTGGCCCTTCACATCCCACAGACG GCCAGCAAAATACAAAGACAtctcaccacaccacacctcaaTCACCAGTCACATCCAAACGAAAATCGAGCGAAGATACTGTCCCTGATGTAGAGGGCTCTGCTAAAAAAAG ACGCTCTATCCATGACCTAAGAGAAGACAACCAATCCATCAGCAAACTACACTCAAATG ATTCCGAGTCGGCAGTCGGCCAAAGCCCTTCCAGTACTCACACCTCTGTCCTGAGTGTAGTGGAGGGCAGTAGGGAGCGGGAGATGTCTGTCACTCTCAGTGCatcagagaagaggaggaatcacAAAAAATATCATAAAACATCAAACAA GCATCCGGTGCAAGATGACAAGGCTCATCGAAGGAGATCTCTCAGATTCTTCAACATGCCAAGCTGGAGCAGCCCT AACCCTTCCCCCACACCCATTGGGAATGACACTGAGAATTGGATCATGGGCAGTAGGACGGTATCTGATG TTCTAGTGGGGAATGAGATGGAGGCTAAACCTGATCTGCTGAACTACAGCTTTGCTGAAAATCTTGATGACTTCCTGGATCTCGCGACATTGGACTCGCCTACCGGGACAGAAGATGGGGTTTCACATGAATGCTCTGGGCTCAAGTTGGAAAAGGAGACAATAGAGGAAACAATTTTATACTGTCTAACTAACAGTGTATTTAGGAGTCCGGAGCAGGTTGGGATAAAAGAAGAGATGGGTCTAAGTAAGAAGCTGTCAACAGTGGATATGTCTGACAGGGTTGGTCAGAAGCCCCGTCCCCCTCGTCGCTCCATCAGTATGCCAGAGGTGACATTGGACCAACTGAGGATTCAAGATGAAATAGACAAGAAGGAGAAAACGGAGAAAGACGATGGAGTCTTTGAGGACACTTGGGTTATGGTAGAGGAACCCCAACAAGCCAGAACCAGAACTGTGGTAGATGAAGGGCTGGGTAAAGGAATGGATGAAGCAGAAGAGTTGGAAGAAAAACCATTGGTGAAGAAAGAGAAGATGACAGAGTCAGGACTCAGGTTTAAGAGGACACACCAGCGCCTGTCTTTAGCAGAGCAGCTCAGGCGTTTCAACGCTCTGGCAACACTGCTCCGTAGCCCCAGGGTTCCTCCCCCGCCCCCTGAACCCCAGCTCAACGATGTCCTGCATGAGAGTCAGCTGGAAGGGGGTCAGAGGAGCGTTGTACGTCGGCAGGGAGAAAGGCGGTTTGGACGCTCCATCAGTCATGATGGTGTTCCCGGATCTTTTCCAGGACAAGTTCCTAAAAATCAGCAGGATGAGCCAGGGGTTTTTCAAAGCCCCAGTGAGACAGTTCTATGTTCACCACCAAAGCCAACTCTAAGTCTTTATCAATTTGCCCAAGAGGGGCAGAATGAAATCCAACATACTCCAGATCCTCAACTACAACAGGATAACCCCTTGCAAACCCTCCAGTATTTGTGTACTCCTCCATCACTAAATCCAAAGCTGAACCAGGAATCTCGCCAAAGGCAATTTAACAAATCACAACTGCATCTCAGGGAAAGCCAACTGAAACTGTTGGAGGAACAATACACAGAGTCAGGTCTGCATGACCTGCTGGAGATGCACTTGAATATATGTGATCCAATGGAGGAGCAAGGGCAATACCTTACAGTTCCAATGCAGTTTGATAGACcgtctcagacagacactatcttAGATGTTCTACCTCAGACCATGGTCCCCCTACAGCAGAAGCCCGAAACTACTGAAGTCAAACTTCCTCTGCCTTTTCCtttaacccctcctctctctcaaacAGAAACATGCTCTCCCAGTCCCAGTATACCCTCTTCCACAACGATAGACAGAACATCATCAACTGTCACGGCTTTTGACTTTATAGAGGTCGACAGAGGGGTCAGTGAGAGGGATGGGTGTTCTCTTCCTGTGGAATTATCTCCACCTCGAGTCTTGCAGTTCAGTCACCCGGCCACCAGGAGAGGCTACAGAGATTCACCTCGCTGGCCTATCCATGATATTAGCATTGCCACAGGGGACCCCGTTCATGTATACCTTGGTGCAGGGGACCCTCTGCAGATCTGA
- the LOC139551790 gene encoding uncharacterized protein isoform X1, translating into MPNPMDDRLRVVAVIHALKASGVRVKNWKNFFNGPYTSGPVRPMDVFQENQSQFAFGRDLILLPQCHLTDMSGTVPKFLVDACEFLSQHLHTEGLFRKTGSLSRIRALKAGLEQGEPVFSLPHSATLQSCDVASLVKQFLRELPSPLIPMDLQVPLCCAQGLEEEGGQEQGKDGVTLLLTALFPLSHSRALRYFCTFLRQTAQRCEENRMEVGNLALVIAPNLLHCPAGGSKLTASTERQLDRQAAVIKTLIIHADRIGVVPPSIMDMATVAESGESTTPPVDGGRFQERAGLGVYRSLRRQRRRSVGEIFVDALSKFKTGRTHTGPSHPTDGQQNTKTSHHTTPQSPVTSKRKSSEDTVPDVEGSAKKRRSIHDLREDNQSISKLHSNDSESAVGQSPSSTHTSVLSVVEGSREREMSVTLSASEKRRNHKKYHKTSNKHPVQDDKAHRRRSLRFFNMPSWSSPNPSPTPIGNDTENWIMGSRTVSDGMTEASSSEARLYRIPVKMIDGPGRVLVGNEMEAKPDLLNYSFAENLDDFLDLATLDSPTGTEDGVSHECSGLKLEKETIEETILYCLTNSVFRSPEQVGIKEEMGLSKKLSTVDMSDRVGQKPRPPRRSISMPEVTLDQLRIQDEIDKKEKTEKDDGVFEDTWVMVEEPQQARTRTVVDEGLGKGMDEAEELEEKPLVKKEKMTESGLRFKRTHQRLSLAEQLRRFNALATLLRSPRVPPPPPEPQLNDVLHESQLEGGQRSVVRRQGERRFGRSISHDGVPGSFPGQVPKNQQDEPGVFQSPSETVLCSPPKPTLSLYQFAQEGQNEIQHTPDPQLQQDNPLQTLQYLCTPPSLNPKLNQESRQRQFNKSQLHLRESQLKLLEEQYTESGLHDLLEMHLNICDPMEEQGQYLTVPMQFDRPSQTDTILDVLPQTMVPLQQKPETTEVKLPLPFPLTPPLSQTETCSPSPSIPSSTTIDRTSSTVTAFDFIEVDRGVSERDGCSLPVELSPPRVLQFSHPATRRGYRDSPRWPIHDISIATGDPVHVYLGAGDPLQI; encoded by the exons ATGCCAAACCCCATGGACGACCGTCTCCGCGTGGTGGCCGTGATACATGCTTTGAAAGCATCTGGAGTTCGCGTGAAAAATTGGAAGAACTTCTTCAATGGGCCATACACGAGTGGCCCTGTCAGACCG ATGGATGTCTTTCAGGAGAACCAATCTCAATTTGCCTTTGGTCGGGACCTGATCTTGCTGCCCCAGTGCCATTTAACTGATATGAGTGGGACAGTGCCAAA GTTCTTGGTGGATGCCTGTGAATTTTTATCCCAGCATCTTCATACTGAAGGGCTGTTTCGAAAGACGGGGTCGTTGAGTCGGATCCGTGCTTTGAAG GCTGGCCTGGAGCAGGGGGAGCCAGTCTTTTCTCTGCCACATTCAGCCACTCTGCAGTCCTGTGATGTGGCGTCTCTTGTGAAGCAGTTCTTACGGGAGTtgccctctcccctcatccctatGGATCTACAGGTGCCACTGTGCTGTGCACAGGgcttagaggaggaggggggccaGGAGCAGGGTAAAGATGGAGTCACTCTTCTTCTTACAGCCCTGTTCCCTCTTTCTCATTCACGGGCCCTCCGATACTTCTGCACTTTCCTGAGACAGACGGCTCAAAG ATGTGAAGAGAATCGTATGGAAGTGGGCAATCTGGCCCTTGTGATTGCACCTAATTTGCTACATTGTCCAGCTGGGGGCTCTAAACTGACCGCAAGCACAGAGAGACAACTGGATAGACAAGCAGCAGTGATCAAGACGCTCATAATACATGCAGATCGTATCG GTGTCGTTCCCCCTTCTATTATGGACATGGCAACTGTAGCAGAGTCGGGTGAATCCACTACACCCCCAGTTGACGGAGGGAGGTTTCAGGAGAGGGCAGGACTTGGTGTGTATAGAAGTTTAAGACGTCAAAGGAGGCGCAGTGTTGGAG agatatttgtgGATGCTCTCAGTAAATTCAAGACAGGCCGCACACACACTGGCCCTTCACATCCCACAGACG GCCAGCAAAATACAAAGACAtctcaccacaccacacctcaaTCACCAGTCACATCCAAACGAAAATCGAGCGAAGATACTGTCCCTGATGTAGAGGGCTCTGCTAAAAAAAG ACGCTCTATCCATGACCTAAGAGAAGACAACCAATCCATCAGCAAACTACACTCAAATG ATTCCGAGTCGGCAGTCGGCCAAAGCCCTTCCAGTACTCACACCTCTGTCCTGAGTGTAGTGGAGGGCAGTAGGGAGCGGGAGATGTCTGTCACTCTCAGTGCatcagagaagaggaggaatcacAAAAAATATCATAAAACATCAAACAA GCATCCGGTGCAAGATGACAAGGCTCATCGAAGGAGATCTCTCAGATTCTTCAACATGCCAAGCTGGAGCAGCCCT AACCCTTCCCCCACACCCATTGGGAATGACACTGAGAATTGGATCATGGGCAGTAGGACGGTATCTGATGGTATGACTGAAGCATCCAGCTCTGAGGCTAGACTGTACAGGATTCCTGTCAAAATGATTGATGGCCCTGGGCGAG TTCTAGTGGGGAATGAGATGGAGGCTAAACCTGATCTGCTGAACTACAGCTTTGCTGAAAATCTTGATGACTTCCTGGATCTCGCGACATTGGACTCGCCTACCGGGACAGAAGATGGGGTTTCACATGAATGCTCTGGGCTCAAGTTGGAAAAGGAGACAATAGAGGAAACAATTTTATACTGTCTAACTAACAGTGTATTTAGGAGTCCGGAGCAGGTTGGGATAAAAGAAGAGATGGGTCTAAGTAAGAAGCTGTCAACAGTGGATATGTCTGACAGGGTTGGTCAGAAGCCCCGTCCCCCTCGTCGCTCCATCAGTATGCCAGAGGTGACATTGGACCAACTGAGGATTCAAGATGAAATAGACAAGAAGGAGAAAACGGAGAAAGACGATGGAGTCTTTGAGGACACTTGGGTTATGGTAGAGGAACCCCAACAAGCCAGAACCAGAACTGTGGTAGATGAAGGGCTGGGTAAAGGAATGGATGAAGCAGAAGAGTTGGAAGAAAAACCATTGGTGAAGAAAGAGAAGATGACAGAGTCAGGACTCAGGTTTAAGAGGACACACCAGCGCCTGTCTTTAGCAGAGCAGCTCAGGCGTTTCAACGCTCTGGCAACACTGCTCCGTAGCCCCAGGGTTCCTCCCCCGCCCCCTGAACCCCAGCTCAACGATGTCCTGCATGAGAGTCAGCTGGAAGGGGGTCAGAGGAGCGTTGTACGTCGGCAGGGAGAAAGGCGGTTTGGACGCTCCATCAGTCATGATGGTGTTCCCGGATCTTTTCCAGGACAAGTTCCTAAAAATCAGCAGGATGAGCCAGGGGTTTTTCAAAGCCCCAGTGAGACAGTTCTATGTTCACCACCAAAGCCAACTCTAAGTCTTTATCAATTTGCCCAAGAGGGGCAGAATGAAATCCAACATACTCCAGATCCTCAACTACAACAGGATAACCCCTTGCAAACCCTCCAGTATTTGTGTACTCCTCCATCACTAAATCCAAAGCTGAACCAGGAATCTCGCCAAAGGCAATTTAACAAATCACAACTGCATCTCAGGGAAAGCCAACTGAAACTGTTGGAGGAACAATACACAGAGTCAGGTCTGCATGACCTGCTGGAGATGCACTTGAATATATGTGATCCAATGGAGGAGCAAGGGCAATACCTTACAGTTCCAATGCAGTTTGATAGACcgtctcagacagacactatcttAGATGTTCTACCTCAGACCATGGTCCCCCTACAGCAGAAGCCCGAAACTACTGAAGTCAAACTTCCTCTGCCTTTTCCtttaacccctcctctctctcaaacAGAAACATGCTCTCCCAGTCCCAGTATACCCTCTTCCACAACGATAGACAGAACATCATCAACTGTCACGGCTTTTGACTTTATAGAGGTCGACAGAGGGGTCAGTGAGAGGGATGGGTGTTCTCTTCCTGTGGAATTATCTCCACCTCGAGTCTTGCAGTTCAGTCACCCGGCCACCAGGAGAGGCTACAGAGATTCACCTCGCTGGCCTATCCATGATATTAGCATTGCCACAGGGGACCCCGTTCATGTATACCTTGGTGCAGGGGACCCTCTGCAGATCTGA